In Rosa chinensis cultivar Old Blush chromosome 1, RchiOBHm-V2, whole genome shotgun sequence, a genomic segment contains:
- the LOC112182866 gene encoding laccase-5: protein MSTLANPKAHHHEFVIHAAPVKRLCKIHNSITVNGQYPGPTLVVNNGDTLVVKVTNKARYNVTIHWHGIRQMRTGWADGPEFVTQCPIMPGGSYTYRFTVQGQEGTLWWHAHSSWLRATVYGALIIHPKQGDSYPFPKPNRQATLLLGEWWDANPIDVVRRATRTGAGPNVSDAYTINGQPGDLYNCSSKGTVVVPIDSGETNLLRVINAALNQPLFFSVANHKLTVVGADASYTKPFTTKVLMLGPGQTTDVLITGDQPPSRYYLAARAYFSAQNAPFDNTTTTAILEYKSVRCNTTSCKKGKTVIKPIMPKLPAFNDTDTASAFTKSFRSPRKVEVPTEIDENLFFTIGLGLNKCPKHFQSRRCQGPNGTRFTASMNNVSFVLPNNMSILQAYQQNITGVYTSDFPANPPRKFDYTGNVSRSLWQPSSGTKGYKLKYGSRVQVVLQDTSIVTPENHPIHLHGYDFYILAEGFGNFNAKTDTRKFNHVDPPLRNTVSVPANGWAVIRFVADNPGAWVMHCHLDVHINLGLAMAFLVDNGVGELQTIEPPPADLPLC, encoded by the exons ATGTCGACCTTGGCCAATCCCAAAGCTCACCACCATGAATTTGTT ATCCACGCAGCACCAGTGAAGAGGCTGTGCAAAATCCACAACAGCATCACTGTGAATGGACAGTACCCTGGACCAACCTTGGTAGTAAACAATGGCGACACTCTGGTTGTCAAAGTTACCAACAAAGCTCGATACAACGTCACAATTCACTG GCATGGTATTCGGCAAATGAGAACTGGATGGGCGGATGGGCCCGAATTTGTAACTCAGTGCCCGATAATGCCAGGAGGGAGTTACACTTACCGGTTCACAGTCCAGGGCCAAGAAGGTACCCTGTGGTGGCACGCTCATAGCTCATGGCTTAGAGCCACTGTGTATGGAGCACTTATTATTCATCCAAAACAAGGAGACTCGTATCCATTCCCTAAACCAAACCGTCAAGCAACACTTCTTCTCGGTGAGTGGTGGGACGCTAACCCTATTGACGTGGTGAGGAGAGCAACTCGCACAGGAGCAGGTCCGAATGTTTCTGATGCATACACCATCAACGGTCAACCTGGTGATCTTTACAATTGCTCCAGCAAAG GGACTGTCGTAGTTCCCATAGACTCCGGTGAGACCAACCTTTTGAGAGTGATAAACGCCGCCCTCAACCAACCTCTTTTCTTCTCCGTCGCCAACCACAAGCTGACTGTGGTCGGTGCCGATGCCTCCTACACCAAGCCTTTCACCACCAAAGTTCTAATGCTAGGACCCGGCCAGACCACCGATGTTTTAATCACCGGGGACCAGCCACCATCTCGATACTACTTGGCGGCACGTGCCTATTTCAGTGCACAAAACGCGCCATTTgacaacaccaccaccactgcCATTCTTGAATACAAGTCCGTCCGTTGCAACACTACTAGTTGCAAAAAGGGTAAAACAGTAATTAAACCCATAATGCCAAAGCTGCCAGCTTTCAATGACACAGACACTGCATCTGCCTTCACTAAGAGCTTCAGAAGCCCTAGAAAAGTCGAAGTCCCAACTGAAATCGACGAGAACCTCTTCTTCACAATCGGTCTCGGACTCAACAAATGCCCTAAGCACTTTCAATCTAGAAGGTGCCAAGGCCCCAATGGCACACGCTTCACTGCTAGCATGAACAATGTCTCATTTGTGCTTCCAAACAACATGTCAATTCTCCAAGCTTACCAGCAAAACATTACTGGAGTTTACACTAGTGATTTTCCAGCCAACCCGCCACGGAAATTTGATTACACTGGGAATGTCAGCCGCTCGCTTTGGCAACCCAGTTCTGGAACAAAGGGATACAAGTTGAAGTATGGGTCTAGAGTGCAGGTGGTGTTACAAGACACAAGTATTGTCACACCCGAGAACCATCCCATTCATCTCCACGGATATGATTTCTACATCCTTGCAGAGGGTTTTGGAAACTTCAATGCCAAGACTGATACTAGAAAGTTTAACCATGTTGATCCACCTCTGAGGAACACTGTGTCGGTGCCCGCAAATGGTTGGGCAGTCATCAGATTTGTAGCTGACAATCCAG GTGCTTGGGTGATGCACTGTCACTTGGATGTTCATATCAACTTGGGTCTGGCCATGGCTTTCTTGGTGGACAATGGAGTTGGGGAGCTGCAAACAATAGAACCTCCGCCTGCAGATTTGCCTCTGTGTTAA